A single Clavibacter nebraskensis NCPPB 2581 DNA region contains:
- a CDS encoding NAD-dependent succinate-semialdehyde dehydrogenase has product MSASTETDLLSGTPTTLLIAGERVDAEGGSTFEVRDPATDAVIAHVADASPADGARALDAAVDAQAAWAATAPRARGEILRRAFDLLQERKDEFALLMTLEMGKPLAESLGEVTYGGEFLRWFSEEAVRITGRYGTNPEGTGRMIVSQHPVGPVLLITPWNFPLAMATRKIAPALAAGCTVVIKPADLTPLTTLRFAELLAEAGLPAGVLNVIPTTEAADVTGPLIADPRLRKLSFTGSTPVGRQLGAQAAQNVLRVSLELGGNAPFMVFADADLDEAVEGAMAAKFRNVGQACTAANRFIVEASIADAFADRLQERIDRMRIGRGTEEGVTVGPLIDGRAVDKADRLVRDAVERGATVRAGGAPGEGVGHFYPPTLVTGVAEGSDILREEIFGPVVAIVPFNDEDDAVRLANDTEFGLVSYVFTRDLARGQRMIERLETGMTGLNMGVISNAAAPFGGVKQSGLGREGGLEGIHEYLNTKYTLTPDPFAS; this is encoded by the coding sequence ATGAGCGCATCCACCGAGACCGACCTCCTGTCGGGCACGCCCACCACCCTGCTCATCGCGGGCGAGCGGGTGGACGCGGAGGGCGGGTCGACGTTCGAGGTCCGGGATCCCGCGACCGACGCCGTCATCGCGCACGTCGCCGACGCGAGCCCCGCGGACGGCGCGCGCGCCCTCGACGCGGCGGTCGACGCGCAGGCGGCGTGGGCGGCGACGGCGCCGCGCGCCCGGGGCGAGATCCTCCGCCGCGCGTTCGACCTGCTCCAGGAGCGCAAGGACGAGTTCGCGCTCCTCATGACGCTCGAGATGGGCAAGCCGCTGGCCGAGTCGCTCGGCGAGGTGACCTACGGAGGCGAGTTCCTCCGCTGGTTCTCCGAGGAGGCCGTGCGCATCACGGGCCGCTACGGCACGAACCCCGAGGGGACCGGCCGCATGATCGTGTCGCAGCATCCGGTCGGGCCGGTGCTGCTCATCACCCCCTGGAACTTCCCGCTCGCGATGGCGACCCGCAAGATCGCGCCGGCGCTCGCCGCGGGCTGCACCGTGGTCATCAAGCCTGCCGACCTCACGCCGCTCACCACGCTCCGGTTCGCCGAGCTGCTGGCCGAGGCGGGGCTGCCCGCGGGCGTCCTCAACGTGATCCCCACCACGGAGGCCGCCGACGTCACCGGCCCGCTCATCGCCGACCCGCGGCTCCGCAAGCTGAGCTTCACCGGATCCACGCCCGTCGGCCGCCAGCTCGGCGCGCAGGCCGCGCAGAACGTGCTGCGCGTCTCGCTCGAGCTCGGCGGCAACGCGCCGTTCATGGTCTTCGCCGACGCCGACCTCGACGAGGCCGTGGAGGGCGCCATGGCGGCGAAGTTCCGCAACGTCGGGCAGGCGTGCACGGCGGCGAACCGCTTCATCGTCGAGGCGTCGATCGCGGACGCGTTCGCCGACCGGCTGCAGGAGCGCATCGACCGGATGCGGATCGGCCGCGGCACCGAGGAGGGCGTCACGGTCGGACCGCTCATCGACGGCCGCGCCGTCGACAAGGCCGACCGGCTGGTGCGCGACGCCGTCGAGCGCGGCGCCACCGTGCGCGCGGGCGGCGCGCCCGGCGAGGGCGTGGGCCACTTCTACCCGCCGACGCTCGTCACGGGCGTCGCCGAGGGCAGCGACATCCTGCGGGAGGAGATCTTCGGGCCGGTCGTCGCGATCGTGCCGTTCAACGACGAGGACGACGCAGTGCGGCTCGCCAACGACACCGAGTTCGGGCTCGTCTCCTACGTCTTCACCCGGGACCTCGCCCGCGGACAGCGGATGATCGAGCGGCTCGAGACGGGCATGACCGGCCTCAACATGGGCGTCATCTCCAACGCCGCCGCGCCGTTCGGCGGCGTGAAGCAGTCGGGGCTCGGCCGGGAGGGCGGGCTCGAGGGGATCCACGAGTACCTGAACACGAAGTACACGCTCACGCCCGACCCCTTCGCGTCGTAG
- a CDS encoding TrmH family RNA methyltransferase, which translates to MAHVVPVEDLADPRLADYSHRTDVALRKAEGAGHGIYLAESALVLERALRAGHVPRSVLALGGTVDEALALVGDRDVPVFTGPGELLAELTGYVLHRGVVASLDRPALPSVASLLVDARRVVVLEDVVDPTNVGAIFRSVGAIGADAVLVTPRCTDPFYRRAIRVSMGTVLQVPWTRTGEWPETRAALADTGFHVAALALTPDAVSIRDFPAEEHERLAIVLGSEGPGLSAEAIRSADTVVRIPMAHGIDSLNVAAASAVALYALTAPAR; encoded by the coding sequence GTGGCGCACGTCGTCCCGGTCGAGGACCTGGCGGATCCGCGGCTCGCCGACTACAGCCACCGCACCGACGTCGCGCTCCGCAAGGCCGAGGGCGCGGGGCACGGGATCTACCTGGCCGAATCCGCGCTGGTGCTGGAGCGGGCGCTGAGGGCCGGGCACGTGCCGCGGTCGGTGCTGGCGCTCGGCGGCACCGTCGACGAGGCGCTCGCGCTCGTGGGCGACCGGGACGTGCCGGTGTTCACCGGGCCAGGCGAGCTCCTCGCGGAGCTCACCGGCTACGTGCTGCACCGCGGCGTCGTCGCGTCGCTCGACCGGCCGGCGCTGCCGTCGGTCGCGTCGCTGCTCGTGGATGCCCGGCGCGTCGTGGTGCTCGAGGACGTCGTGGATCCCACCAACGTCGGCGCGATCTTCCGCTCGGTCGGCGCGATCGGGGCGGACGCGGTGCTCGTCACGCCCCGCTGCACGGATCCGTTCTACCGCCGGGCCATCCGCGTCAGCATGGGCACGGTGCTGCAGGTGCCGTGGACGCGCACGGGGGAGTGGCCGGAGACGCGCGCCGCCCTGGCGGACACCGGGTTCCATGTGGCGGCGCTCGCGCTGACGCCGGACGCCGTGTCGATCCGCGACTTCCCGGCCGAGGAGCACGAGCGGCTCGCCATCGTGCTCGGGTCGGAGGGGCCGGGGCTGTCGGCGGAGGCGATCCGGTCGGCGGACACGGTGGTGCGGATCCCGATGGCGCACGGCATCGACTCGCTCAACGTGGCGGCGGCCAGCGCGGTCGCGCTCTACGCGCTGACGGCGCCGGCCCGCTGA
- a CDS encoding isochorismatase family protein yields MSRALFIIDVQNDFTEGGALGVDGGGDVARGITRLLAAEPYRYDHVLASRDWHEATGGNGGHFAAAGTVPDYSTTWPEHCVQGTHGAEYHPDLDVTAVDFHVQKGQGAPAYSIFEGTTEDGVPLADLLALHGITDIDVVGLATDYCVLASALDAVHQGKRVRILADLVAGVAPATSAAALDRLRDAGAEIVEGPAD; encoded by the coding sequence ATGAGCAGGGCCTTGTTCATCATCGACGTGCAGAACGACTTCACGGAGGGCGGCGCGCTCGGCGTCGACGGCGGCGGCGACGTCGCGCGGGGGATCACCCGCCTCCTCGCCGCGGAGCCGTACCGCTACGACCACGTGCTCGCGTCCCGCGACTGGCACGAGGCCACGGGCGGCAACGGCGGGCACTTCGCCGCGGCCGGCACCGTCCCCGACTACTCCACCACCTGGCCCGAGCACTGCGTGCAGGGCACCCACGGCGCCGAGTACCACCCCGACCTCGACGTCACCGCCGTCGACTTCCACGTCCAGAAGGGCCAGGGCGCGCCCGCCTACTCGATCTTCGAGGGCACGACGGAGGACGGCGTGCCGCTGGCGGACCTGCTGGCACTGCACGGGATCACCGACATCGACGTGGTCGGCCTCGCGACCGACTACTGCGTGCTCGCCTCGGCGCTCGACGCGGTGCACCAGGGCAAGCGCGTGCGGATCCTCGCCGACCTCGTCGCGGGCGTCGCGCCGGCCACCAGCGCCGCCGCCCTCGACCGCCTGCGCGACGCCGGGGCCGAGATCGTCGAGGGTCCGGCCGACTGA
- the dacB gene encoding D-alanyl-D-alanine carboxypeptidase/D-alanyl-D-alanine endopeptidase, producing the protein MRSPADGPDRARADRTDRVARASRARDRRRTRSLPAAVAVVALLAAGAVGAGALTGRAGSDSTSVAATADPTPTPSPTPTEAPPRPAPADQAAARDLRMCSIASLAQDPRLATFEGQVRDAATGRVLFDRNGSTPERTASVMKVITSAAALAALGPDRRIATTVVRGSEPGTVVLVGGGDPTLSRLTSGSSVYPGAPRLSDLAQQVRAAWAADPATAGTPITRIVLDTSLFSGETWAPSWAATERKAGYSSFMTPLQLDADRADPAAVVSARSEDPLARVGSTFRSMLGGSADVTQGTAPAGAAVLGKVESQPVSSLIQTALINSDNVLAESLARLVSIQVGAGNTQQSLAAGIPKALQAYGLDTSTLTIVDGQGLSPDNRVPPSLLAQLMIQVDQRQQALGYLHDGLPVAGRTGTLSSRFTGDSAVARGHVVAKTGWIDTGYTLAGIVDAADGTKLTFAFYAIGNVTGDAKIALDALAAGTYRCGADLVDE; encoded by the coding sequence ATGCGATCCCCAGCCGACGGCCCCGACCGCGCGCGCGCCGACCGCACCGATCGGGTCGCCCGCGCGTCCCGCGCCCGTGACCGCCGTCGCACCCGCTCCCTGCCGGCTGCCGTCGCCGTGGTCGCCCTGCTCGCCGCCGGTGCCGTCGGCGCCGGCGCTCTCACGGGCCGTGCCGGCAGCGACTCCACGAGCGTCGCCGCCACCGCGGATCCGACGCCCACCCCGAGCCCGACGCCCACCGAGGCGCCGCCGCGGCCCGCGCCTGCCGACCAGGCCGCCGCGCGCGACCTCCGCATGTGCTCCATCGCGTCCCTGGCGCAGGATCCGCGCCTCGCCACCTTCGAGGGCCAGGTCCGCGACGCCGCGACCGGCCGCGTGCTGTTCGACCGGAACGGCAGCACGCCGGAGCGCACGGCGAGCGTCATGAAGGTCATCACCTCGGCCGCCGCCCTCGCGGCGCTCGGCCCCGATCGCCGCATCGCCACCACGGTGGTGCGCGGGTCCGAGCCGGGCACGGTGGTTCTGGTCGGCGGCGGGGACCCGACCCTGTCGCGCCTCACCTCCGGCAGCTCGGTCTACCCGGGTGCGCCCCGCCTCAGCGACCTCGCCCAGCAGGTGCGCGCGGCCTGGGCCGCGGATCCGGCGACGGCCGGCACGCCCATCACCCGCATCGTGCTCGACACCTCCCTGTTCTCCGGCGAGACCTGGGCACCGTCCTGGGCCGCGACCGAGCGGAAGGCGGGGTACTCGAGCTTCATGACGCCGCTGCAGCTCGACGCCGACCGGGCGGATCCCGCCGCCGTCGTCTCCGCCCGCAGCGAGGATCCGCTGGCGCGCGTCGGCAGCACCTTCCGCTCCATGCTCGGCGGGTCCGCCGACGTCACGCAGGGCACGGCTCCCGCCGGCGCCGCGGTGCTCGGCAAGGTCGAGTCGCAGCCGGTGTCGTCGCTCATCCAGACCGCGCTCATCAACTCCGACAACGTGCTCGCGGAGTCGCTCGCGCGGCTCGTGAGCATCCAGGTCGGCGCGGGGAACACGCAGCAGTCGCTGGCAGCAGGGATCCCGAAGGCCCTGCAGGCGTACGGGCTCGACACCTCCACGCTCACCATCGTCGACGGCCAGGGCCTCAGCCCCGACAACCGGGTGCCGCCGTCGCTCCTGGCCCAGCTGATGATCCAGGTCGACCAGCGCCAGCAGGCGCTCGGCTACCTGCACGACGGCCTGCCGGTCGCGGGCCGCACCGGCACGCTCTCCAGCCGCTTCACCGGCGACAGCGCGGTCGCCCGCGGGCACGTCGTGGCCAAGACCGGCTGGATCGACACCGGCTACACCCTCGCCGGCATCGTCGACGCGGCGGACGGCACGAAGCTGACCTTCGCCTTCTACGCCATCGGGAACGTGACGGGGGACGCGAAGATCGCCCTGGACGCGCTGGCAGCGGGCACGTACCGCTGCGGGGCGGATCTGGTGGACGAGTGA
- a CDS encoding DUF2834 domain-containing protein, translating into MSTRPARRRPTRLAVVYLVLAAAGLVLTWSANIRVVMEGRDFLADLSAGGPAVSSLSWDLLIAAVASVVFIIVEGRRLRMRRVWIYVLLAPLVAFAVALPVFLAAREMHLSAPDRTEPTPGG; encoded by the coding sequence ATGAGCACGCGTCCCGCACGCCGGCGCCCCACGCGCCTCGCCGTCGTCTACCTGGTGCTCGCGGCGGCCGGCCTCGTGCTGACGTGGTCGGCGAACATCCGCGTCGTCATGGAGGGCCGCGACTTCCTCGCCGACCTGTCCGCGGGCGGTCCGGCGGTCTCGTCGCTCTCGTGGGACCTGCTCATCGCGGCGGTCGCGAGCGTGGTCTTCATCATCGTCGAGGGGCGGCGGCTGCGGATGCGGCGCGTCTGGATCTACGTGCTGCTGGCCCCGCTCGTGGCGTTCGCGGTCGCCCTGCCGGTGTTCCTGGCGGCACGGGAGATGCACCTGAGCGCGCCGGATCGGACGGAGCCGACGCCGGGAGGGTGA